GTACGACCTTGATCTCCTTAGGGCATAACTTGACCAGGCTGGCATCCCGGGCCGCTAAAAAGCAGGGCAATATGCCTATCCCCAGACCGCTTTGAATGGCGCTGTACTGGCTGATCACGCTGGTGCTGCGAAAGCCGGGCAACAGATCCGCATTCAGCTCCTTTAAATAGGAAAGCTGTTCGGTAAACAATAAATTATCGACATAGCTGACCCAGTTGTGTGTTGCCAGGTTATCGAGCGTGACATTTTCCTGATGCCGGCTGAGATAGCTTGGGTGGGCATAAAGCTGCAGCGAATAGTCGCATAATTTACTGACGATCATCGAGGTGCTGTTGGGGCGTTCCACCGCAATGGCAATATCGGCTTCGTTGCGGCTGATTTTTACATCGCGGGAAAAATGCAATAAATCGATTTGGATATTGGGAAACTGCTGTTGTATCGGCAACAGGTTCGGGGCGATAAAAAAATTGCCGAAGGCTTCGGTGACGCCGATGCGGACACAACCGCTGTTTTGCGCATTGTTGTGTTTGATGTCGTCCAGGGCATAACTGGCATCCTGTTCCATCCGCCGTGCCGAGGCCAGCAGGCGTTCGCCGTCGGCGGTGAGGATATGGCCGTCCTGGGTACGTTCGAATAATTGTGTGGTCAGCTGCTCTTCCAGCTTATGCAGCCGCCTGGAAACCGTCGAAGGATCCAGGGCGAGCCTCTTCGCCGCTTGCGATAAACGTTCGCTGCGGGCAACTTCCAAAAAGATTTTAATATCATCCCAGTTCATTTAGGCATTTTAAACGGTTTTGTATGTTCTTGCAAAAATGCAATTTGCGTTGCATTTGTGTTTGTTGTTCTTGATGGCATAAAGGCATACCTTAGCCACCATATACCCATTCGTATTTGATACTGAAAAATTTAAGGGACTTGTTATGAGCATAAAAGAAATCCCGCTGATCATCGGCGGCGAGAAAGTTCAATCGAAAACCGAGCAATGGTTAGATGTGTTAAACCCGGCAACACAAGAAGTGGTTGCCCGTGTGCCTATGGCTACCATTGAAGAAGTGGATGCGGCGGTTGCCTCGGCGCAAGAAGCCTTTAAATCCTGGTCAAAAGTTTCTTTAACTAACCGTATGCGCATTATGCTGAACCTGCAGCAGCTGATCCGCGAAAACACCGATGAACTGGCGCGTTTGGTCACGCTTGAGCACGGTAAGACTTTACCGGACGCCGAAGGTGAAGTAGGGCGTGCTTTAGAAGCCATTGAAAATGCCTGTTCCATTACCCGTTTACAGCTGGGGCAAATGGCTAACAATGCCGCAACCGGTGTAGACGTTTATACCATGAACAAGCCGTTAGGGGTTTGTGTCGGTATTACTGCCTTCAACTTCCCGCTGATGTTGCCGGCCTTTATGTTCCCAATCGCTATTGCCTGCGGTAATGCATTCGTGCTTAAGCCTTCCGAGCAAGATCCGTCTTCGACTATGCTGATGGTTGAACTGGCGCTTAAAGCCGGTATCCCGGCTGGCGTACTTAATGTAGTCCATGGTGGTCCGGATGTCGCTAACCGTTTATGCGAGCACCCGGATGTTAAAGCGGTATCCTTTATCGGCTCTACCCATGTTGGTACCCATATTTACAACCATGCCGGTGCCCACGGCAAGCGTGCCCAGTGTATGATGGGGGCGAAAAACCATATGGTGATCATGCCGGATGCCAATAAAGACCGTGCTATTAACGACTTGTTAGGTTCTGCCTTCGGCGCCGCCGGTCAGCGTTGTATGGCCAACCCGGTGACGATTTTAGTGGGCGAAGCCCGCAACTGGTTACCGGAAATTGCCGAGCGCGCCAAGTCATTAAAAGTTGGCCCGGGCACGCAGCGCGATGCCGATTTAGGTCCTGTGGTTTCCCCGCAGGCGAAACAGCGTATCATCAAGTTACTTGATTCGGGTGTCGAGCAGGGGGCAACCCTGCTGGTTGATGGCCGTGACTGTAAGGTGGAAGGTTATCCGGATGGTAACTTTGTCGGACCGACCATGTTCAGCAATGTAAAAACCGATATGGATATCTATACTCAGGAAATTTTCGGCCCGGCGTTATGTGTGCTGGAAGCGGAAACCCTGGATGAAGCGATCGAGCTCATCAATAACAACCCTAACGGTAACGGTACCTCATTGTTCACTTCCTCCGGCTGGGCGGCGCGTAAGTTTGAAAATGAAATCGATGTCGGCCAGGTTGGTATTAATGTGCCTATTCCCGTACCTGTTGCCTACTTCAGCTTTACCGGTTCCCGTGCCTCCAAACTTGGTGACTTAGGACCTAACGGTAGCCAGGTAGTGAGTTTCTGGACCCAGACAAAAACCGTGACTACCCGTTGGTTTGAACCGGATCATCAGGACGGCTCAGAAGTACATACCACCATCAGCTTAAAATAGTTCTTGCTGATAAATGGAAATAAAAAAGGTTGCTGCGGCAACCTTTTTTATTTACAGGACGTAATGTATGTCACGGCTTCAGGGATGAAGAAGAGTGATTATTTACAGGACGTAATGTATGTCACGGCTTCAGGGATGAAGAAGAGTGATTATTTACAGGACGTAATGTATGTCACGGCTTCAGGGATGAAGAAGAGTGATTATTTACAGGACGTAATGTATGTCACGGCTTCAGGGATGAAGAAGAGTGATTATTTACAGGACGTA
This genomic window from Thalassomonas viridans contains:
- a CDS encoding CoA-acylating methylmalonate-semialdehyde dehydrogenase — its product is MSIKEIPLIIGGEKVQSKTEQWLDVLNPATQEVVARVPMATIEEVDAAVASAQEAFKSWSKVSLTNRMRIMLNLQQLIRENTDELARLVTLEHGKTLPDAEGEVGRALEAIENACSITRLQLGQMANNAATGVDVYTMNKPLGVCVGITAFNFPLMLPAFMFPIAIACGNAFVLKPSEQDPSSTMLMVELALKAGIPAGVLNVVHGGPDVANRLCEHPDVKAVSFIGSTHVGTHIYNHAGAHGKRAQCMMGAKNHMVIMPDANKDRAINDLLGSAFGAAGQRCMANPVTILVGEARNWLPEIAERAKSLKVGPGTQRDADLGPVVSPQAKQRIIKLLDSGVEQGATLLVDGRDCKVEGYPDGNFVGPTMFSNVKTDMDIYTQEIFGPALCVLEAETLDEAIELINNNPNGNGTSLFTSSGWAARKFENEIDVGQVGINVPIPVPVAYFSFTGSRASKLGDLGPNGSQVVSFWTQTKTVTTRWFEPDHQDGSEVHTTISLK
- a CDS encoding LysR family transcriptional regulator, with translation MNWDDIKIFLEVARSERLSQAAKRLALDPSTVSRRLHKLEEQLTTQLFERTQDGHILTADGERLLASARRMEQDASYALDDIKHNNAQNSGCVRIGVTEAFGNFFIAPNLLPIQQQFPNIQIDLLHFSRDVKISRNEADIAIAVERPNSTSMIVSKLCDYSLQLYAHPSYLSRHQENVTLDNLATHNWVSYVDNLLFTEQLSYLKELNADLLPGFRSTSVISQYSAIQSGLGIGILPCFLAARDASLVKLCPKEIKVVRSFWLVTHPEIKRLSRVNSVWHYLKQLVAEQQHLLMPEH